In a genomic window of Besnoitia besnoiti strain Bb-Ger1 chromosome XI, whole genome shotgun sequence:
- a CDS encoding hypothetical protein (encoded by transcript BESB_019110), whose amino-acid sequence MQRSYADSGGVPASSRGDLRRYMPGYNPSELTDKGRGWNVNHCTIRRENDRLKAENRSIARDFDRLYRRAHAAEVQLNNLKAAASRNLLSGTSYSVMQLVKLATNLLELLAKQPEQPCINAVPDALAFLSDCHVRDRRLFAAGEKLKRLLQYPGRLAADEDKEAKTRPLGRPAADVAPDLKWLATVSDDLSWLKWADQWDIMPVDLRWVSIAVDDRTLLLHRFLWARAPVDLRYLTVVSGNMDWLYIGPDRWRATPMQVRLRAIAHNDPAAIRPAMAEASSYNLERDEVCGEDKLSLPVLPAHHSPGEDLDLTLRINLSPADIIISSEKRGLAPTLQGVGVESEETKGKNVGASETNDPSGKVSSIPTASSKTPPSDASGGSTKTGGTKTVPSPLSKTAASLKADTTAPAQSAPATDGAAAPKGVPLGKKASPSIKEGGSISDLGKKANVGPKANEDVSLKTTDIPKTGKGPPVGKKAPGPLGVKGGTPLPPPEEGAHGVASGFATPKGPIAPPKPAGGNPAKLPGAGPPAKKGPPLGKGLPPAAAKASPAGGDEAKEPGAGPPAKKGPPLGKGLPPAAAKASPAGGDEAKEQGAGPPAKKGPPLGKGLPPAAAKASPAGGDEAKEPGAGPPAKKGPPLGKGLPPAAAKVPPAGGDEAKEQGAGPPAKKGPPLGKGLPPAAAKASPAGGDEAKEPGAGPPAKKGPPLGKGLPPAAAKASPAGGDEAKEPGAGPPAKKSPPLGKGLPPAAAKASPAGGDEAKEPGAGPPAKKGPPLGKGLPPAAAKASPAGGDEAKEPGAGPPAKKGPPLGKGLPPAAAKASPAGGDEAKEPGAGPPAKKGPPLGKGLPPAAAKASPAGGDEAKEPGAGPPAKKGPPLGKGLPPAAAKASPAGGDEAKEPGAGPPAMKGLPLGKGPPLSKGPVAGKTTAPAGGAPTTKADDGSATKGPPNGLPKGKAPPKIRDAKGIRKAYGGLELTVFWRECVPVIAEQAD is encoded by the exons ATGCAGAGAAGTTACGCTGACAGCGGCGG TGTTCCTGCAAGTTCCAGGGGAGATCTGAGGAGATACATGCCCGGTTACAACCCATCGGAACTGACTGACAAGGGCAGA GGATGGAATGTTAACCACTGTACAATCAGGCGCGAAAATGACCGTCTGAAAGCTGAAAACAGGAG CATAGCAAGAGATTTCGATCGACTGTAtcggcgcgcgcatgcggccgaAGTGCAGCTGAATAATTTGAAG GCTGCAGCAAGCAGGAACCTGCTTAGTGGAACGAGTTACAGTGTCATGCAGCTTGTGAAGCTTGCAACAAACCTTCTCGAACTTTTGGCCAAGCAACCGGAACAGCCATGCATCAATGCTGTTCCAGATGCGCTGGCATTTCTATCCGACTGTCACGTT agagacaggcgatTATTTGCAGCGGGAGAGAAACTGAAGCGTTTGCTACAATACCCAGGGCGGTTGGCAGCTGAT GAGGACAAGGAAGCGAAAACACGCCCTCTAGGACGGCCGGCTGCAGACG TTGCACCGGATCTCAAATGGCTCGCGACAGTTTCTGATGATCTCTCGTGGCTGAAATGGGCAGATCA GTGGGATATCATGCCGGTGGACTTGCGGTGGGTATCGATCGCAGTAGACGACCGTACCCTTCTGCTTCATCGATTTTTGTGGGCTCGCGCTCCTGTCGACCTTCGGTACCTGACGGTTGTGTCTGGTAACATGGACTGGCTTTACATTGGGC CTGATAGGTGGCGCGCCACCCCGATGCAAGTTCGCCTACGCGCGATTGCGCATAATGATCCTGCTGCCATCCGACCTGCTATGGCAGAGGCCTCATCGTACAATCTTGAGCGGGACGAGGTCTGCGGCGAAGACA AGCTGAGCCTGCCCGTCCTGCCGGCTCACCATTCACCAGGAGAAGATCTCGATTTAACTCTGAGGATTAACCTGTCACCCGCTGACATAATCATCTCgtcagagaagagagggctAGCACCGACACTCCAAGGAGTTGGAGTCGAGAGTGAGGAAACAAAAGGCAAGAACGTCGGCGCTTCAGAGACAAATGATCCATCGGGAAAAGTCTCCAGCATACCCACGGCTTCAAGCAAGACCCCCCCGAGTGACGCCTCTGGCGGGTCTACTAAAACAGGAGGGACTAAAACTGTACCTTCGCCTCTTTCAAAAACAGCTGCATCACTCAAAGCTGATACaactgcgcctgcgcagtcTGCACCTGCTACTGATGGGGCTGCAGCACCCAAAGGCGTCCCACTCGGGAAAAAAGCGAGCCCTTCAATTAAGGAAGGCGGATCTATATCTGACTTAGGCAAGAAGGCCAACGTTGGTCCGAAAGCAAACGAAGATGTGTCGCTCAAGACGACCGATATACCAAAGACAGGAAAAGGCCCACCTGTAGGCAAGAAGGCGCCAGGCCCGCTGGGAGTAAAGGGCGGGACGCCACTGCCCCCACCTGAAGAAGGAGCACATGGAGTGGCATCAGGATTTGCAACTCCAAAAGGACCGATCGCACCCCCTAAACCTGCGGGCGGAAATCCGGCAAAACTGCCTGGTGCGGGGCCTCCTGCAAAGAAGGGTCCTCCTCTGGGTAAGGGCCTACCaccagctgcggcgaaggcgtctcctgcgggTGGCGACGAGGCAAAGGAGCCGGGCGCGGGTCCTCCTGCAAAGAAGGGTCCTCCTCTGGGTAAGGGCCTACCaccagctgcggcgaaggcgtctcctgcgggTGGCGACGAGGCAAAGGAGCAGGGCGCGGGGCCTCCTGCAAAGAAGGGTCCTCCTCTGGGTAAGGGCCTACCaccagctgcggcgaaggcgtctcctgcgggTGGCGACGAGGCAAAGGAGCCGGGCGCGGGGCCTCCTGCAAAGAAGGGTCCTCCTCTGGGTAAGGGCCTACCaccagctgcggcgaaggtGCCTCCTGCGGGTGGCGACGAGGCAAAGGAGCAGGGCGCGGGGCCTCCTGCAAAGAAGGGTCCTCCTCTGGGTAAGGGCCTACCaccagctgcggcgaaggcgtctcctgcgggTGGCGACGAGGCAAAGGAGCCGGGCGCGGGGCCTCCTGCAAAGAAGGGTCCTCCTCTGGGTAAGGGCCTACCaccagctgcggcgaaggcgtctcctgcgggTGGCGACGAGGCAAAGGAGCCGGGCGCGGGTCCTCCTGCAAAGAAGAGTCCTCCTCTGGGTAAGGGCCTACCaccagctgcggcgaaggcgtctcctgcgggTGGCGACGAGGCAAAGGAGCCGGGCGCGGGGCCTCCTGCAAAGAAGGGTCCTCCTCTGGGTAAGGGCCTACCaccagctgcggcgaaggcgtctcctgcgggTGGCGACGAGGCAAAGGAGCCGGGCGCGGGGCCTCCTGCAAAGAAGGGTCCTCCTCTGGGTAAGGGCCTACCaccagctgcggcgaaggcgtctcctgcgggTGGCGACGAGGCAAAGGAGCCGGGCGCGGGGCCTCCTGCAAAGAAGGGTCCTCCTCTGGGTAAGGGCCTACCaccagctgcggcgaaggcgtctcctgcgggTGGCGACGAGGCAAAGGAGCCGGGCGCGGGGCCTCCTGCAAAGAAGGGTCCTCCTCTGGGTAAGGGCCTACCaccagctgcggcgaaggcgtctcctgcgggTGGCGACGAGGCAAAGGAGCCGGGCGCGGGGCCTCCTGCTATGAAGGGCCTGCCGCTCGGCAAGGGTCCGCCGCTCAGCAAGGGACCGGTCGCAGGGAAAACAACAGCCCCAGCAGGAGGGGCACCTACCACCAAG GCTGACGACGGGTCAGCGACGAAGGGGCCACCCAACGGTCTTCCGAAAGGAAAAGCACCACCGAAAA TACGAGACGCAAAAGGCATACGGAAGGCCTACGGTGGTCTGGAACTCACGGTGTTCTGGCGTGAGTGTGTGCCCGTGATAGCAGAACAGGCAGACTAG
- a CDS encoding HORMA domain-containing protein (encoded by transcript BESB_019120) — MSSILYLRNCFEEDAFQPLQFQGLHLRQLKPVNPKAKRILGWLQEAVKEALQKEYLEHLSLGIHCRQTDKLLECYQFHFTYTATEAGVSVSVRKGSAGAFEPVGSRLACVTKDEAKRQTELLLRSMCCLIQSLDHLPDEHYVSMTTPPDYRSDGFAPTDSPVSFGNDVPLDALTGELRTGYHELTVRIQTVCDSEDTYYLEWEGAAPEEELPTRFRHVTKEIIASACAVSQNVAKELLKHLIQQGLVKAKQSRGQGHEGSSDRGPRSGGGVLPHKPSSQYRRYIRVVSARASICAAPVCSLELVIIIGSPQLTYLEDGTVDEHCCHIAFQLPHGRSFPRSRGRSAGKVHGSLARAGKVKNQTPKVAKKEKRKPPTGRAKKRQQFNRRFTVSVGRKRGPNAQTQ, encoded by the exons ATGTCTTCAATACTATACCTGCGGAACTGCTTTGAGGAAGATGCGTTTCAACCGCTGCAGTTCCAAGGTCTGCATCTCCGGCAACTGAAGCCAGTCAATCCAAAAGCGAAGAGGATATTGGGATGGCTTCAAGAAGCGGTCAAGGAGGCACTTCAAAAG GAATACCTGGAacatctctctctcggcaTCCATTGCAGACAAACTGACAAGCTACTGGAGTGCTACCAATTTCACTTCACCTACACTGCCACTGAAGCTGGAGTTTCCGTCAGCGTCAGAAAAGGGAGCGCAGGTGCCTTCGAGCCCGTTGGTTCGCGGCTTGCTTGCGTGACAAAAGATGAGGCTAAAAGGCAGACGGAACTG CTCCTTCGATCGATGTGTTGTCTTATACAGTCTCTGGACCATCTGCCGGACGAGCACTACGTTTCTATGACA ACTCCGCCAGACTACAGGTCCGATGGCTTTGCGCCAACGGATTCGCCCGTATCCTTCGGGAACGACGTCCCCTTGGATGCATTGACAGGAGAA CTCAGAACGGGCTATCATGAATTGACTGTCCGGATCCAGACAGTGTGCGACTCCGAAGACACCTACTATCTGGAATGGGAAGGCGCAGCCCCCGAGG AAGAACTCCCTACGCGTTTCAGGCACGTGACGAAAGAGATAATCGCCAGCGCATGTGCAGTGTCACAAAATGTTGCAAAGGAGCTTCTGAAGCACTTGATCCAGCAAGGTCTCGTCAAGGCTAAGCAATCTCGTGGTCAAGGGCACGA AGGGAGTAGTGATCGTGGTCCTCGCTCGGGGGGTGGCGTTCTGCCGCATAA ACCTTCTTCACAGTATCGGCGTTACATCCGCGTCGTGAGCGCAAGGGCGTCCATCTGCGCA GCGCCCGTGTGTTCATTAGAGCTTGTCATAATCATTGGTTCACCACAACTAACATATCTGGAAGACGGAACTGTGGATGAGCATTGCTGTCACATTGCTTTTCAACTGCCCCACGGGCGTTCTTTTCCACGATCACGCGGGCGAAGTGCCG GGAAGGTTCACGGTtccctcgcccgcgctggCAAAGTCAAGAATCAGACCCCCAAGGTCGccaagaaggagaagagaaagccgcCTACGggacgcgcgaagaagaggcagcagtTCAACAGAAGATTCACCGTCTCCGTTGGCCGCAAGAGGGGTCCGAACGCGCAGACTCAGTAA
- a CDS encoding RNA helicase (UPF2 interacting domain) protein (encoded by transcript BESB_019140) yields the protein MASPTIFDISDFIFDAADLNFTPNSGPALCEVSGGDNGGEQSSHPSCGGGDEPCLHSLAFNHEGSRKLGVEDVKQASGADAKMKDDNSHNGVCSSNVAVEEPQTELGHATDRLRLGREPGDFTVPTRRGLAVTGEGLLAEQPESADTAECVDELREGFREPCSEPQRTNGVPRSEEGHGGEAAQPGFDCEPRTPAELPAHACSYCGASSPECVLKCCCCNKYFCNSPCSNSGSSMGSHIIFHLVRSRHREVMLHPEGPLGDCTLECFQCGSRNVFLLGLIPAEQEGVVVLICREPCLSSSALKQSGWDLSHWQPLIEGKSFLPWLVRPTLTAAERRDCRVVTTQQLQRLEELWQKNPQATLEELSQTKEEEVLPSVKLVYEDGFDYQRTFAPLVQAEADYDKQMRDGQKLVKVKLRWEQGLNRRRLAYFMYARDEGCNVRLAAGDEVKITTALPKSVIGASSATASASSAGAARAATAHGSSDAPGASASTGSSAADGGADGEDLVQWSCTGSITRFSEDSEEVIVEVKKSSNGKGAWDSPVPLLYTIEFVWKSTSFERMQNALRQLAVDEISVSSYLYHTLMGKQMEHQIIQTPMPSHISAPNLAPLNPSQMLAIRYALQHPLSLIQGPPGTGKTLTCSTLVYQMVKLSEMGSHLHPRGAGGFNKEGGQVLVVAPSNVAVDQLAERINRTGLKVIRVYSKSREFAYTALGSSFSMENLALHKKVLELKTASSDEIAKYLQLKEHTGELAPADERRLRLLLSRAEMEILQTADVICTTCVGAGDNRLQGFRFRQVVIDEATQATEPECLIPVVLGAKQVVLIGDHCQLGPVVLSKKAAAAGLATSLFSRLLALGHRPLRLKVQYRMHPALSFFPSYFFYEGELQNGVTMKDRTYVHRGPGDHRFPWPSEERPMFFYHSTAAEEISGSGTSYVNRVEAGNIEKIVTFLLKCGLKASQIGVITPYDGQRAHISSLFQRQTTLGQAAFADLEVASVDAFQGREKDFILLSCVRSNSNTGIGFLADARRLNVALTRAKYGLIICGNASVLANYVPRMPRPPPSSSPLQPGGIAPGLAPGVLGPCGAVVGPGGPAVPGVACVPEPPIWRLLIHHYLKYDLVVDGPLSNLKPSKIRVALPPLTPLGALMATGGLAKGGKNGAGAAKAGKGLGKTKAASRYIAPEELQDYNRNSTTSSGYLQSVSSPGGLASAGQASHLAGTYALNGPSGGYAYGGTPLYPSPAFAALLGAERGFQTQQTAFPSSSLMAAHAAASSSFCYGAPGGAGGGPAGSSSVAAGALEQQTLRAPSAYFAGREGAAGGAGLSFGGGPGAAGSGANAGNSTASQPGGGGVCARGTSRSADGPFSGTSGLGGGTLGMPTGAGSRGGARHTDRDQRTEATYVADRDGKALRRTALDLRDEQGANSSKRPGRAATVVSEQLDDDSFTFIGSQVGF from the exons ATGGCGTCGCCAACCATTTTCGATATCTCGGATTTCATTTTTGATGCGGCGGACCTCAATTTCACTCCGAACAGCGGCCCGGCACTCTGTGAAGTTTCTGGGGGAGATAATGGGGGTGAGCAGTCATCGCATCCTTCttgtggaggaggcgacgagccgTGCCTGCATTCCTTAGCTTTCAACCACGAAGGCAGCAGGAAACTGGGCGTGGAGGACGTAAAACAGGCTTCTGGTGCAGACGCCAAGATGAAGGATGACAATTCGCATAATGGGGTATGTTCATCAAATGTGGCTGTGGAGGAACCGCAGACCGAACTGGGTCATGCGACTGATCGTCTGCGTCTGGGGCGAGAACCAGGCGACTTCACCGTTCCTACAAGGCGCGGACTCGCCGTGACAGGGGAAGGTTTGTTGGCAGAGCAGCCGGAGTCCGCTGACACCGCTGAATGTGTGGACGAGCTGCGCGAAGGGTTTCGTGAACCGTGTAGTGAGCCTCAGCGGACAAACGGCGTGCCTCGCTCCGAAGAGGGgcacggaggcgaggccgcccaACCTGGATTTGACTGTGAACCGCGAACCCCCGCCGAGCTTCcggcgcacgcatgcagctaCTGCGGCGCCAGCTCACCCGAGTGTGTCTTGaagtgctgctgctgcaacAAGTACTTCTGCAACAGCCCCTGCAGCAACAGCGGAAGCAGCATGGGGTCTCACATCATCTTTCACTTGGTCAGGAGCCGACACAGAGAGGTCATGCTTCACCCGGAAGGACCACTCG GCGATTGCACCCTTGAGTGTTTTCAGTGCGGGAGTCGCAACGTTTTCCTTCTCGGTCTCATTCCTGCGGAACAAGAAGGAGTGGTTGTCCTCATCTGTCG GGAGCCGTGCCTCTCCAGCAGCGCTTTGAAGCAGAGCGGTTGGGATCTGTCTCATTGGCAGCCGCTGATTGAAGGAAAGTCGTTTCTTCCGTGGCTGGTCCGGCCCACGctcacggcggcggagcggagaGACTGCCGAGTCGTCACCAcgcagcagcttcagcgCCTTGAAGAGCTCTGGCAGAAGAACCCGCAAGCCACTCTGGAGGAACTCAGTCAAACAA aggaagaagaggtgCTCCCGAGCGTCAAGTTGGTGTACGAGGACGGCTTCGACTACCAGCGGACATTTGCGCCGCTTGTGCAGGCCGAAGCGGACTACGACAAGCAGATGCGAGACGGGCAGAAGCTGGTGAAAGTCAAGTTGAGGTGGGAACAAGGCTTGAATCGTCGCCGTCTGGCGTACTTCATGTACGCACGCGACGAAGGCTGCAACGTTCGTCTGGCAGCCGGAGACGAGGTGAAGATCACCACCGCTTTACCCAAGTCAGTTATCGGGGCCTCCTCCGCAACGGCCTCCGCTTCGAGTGCCGGTGCGGCTCGAGCGGCAACTGCGCATGGAAGCTCCGATGCGCCaggggcgagcgcctcgacggGCAGCTCAGCAGCCGATGGCGGAGCGGATGGAGAGGACCTGGTACAGTGGAGCTGTACCGGAAGCATCACGCGGTTTTCTGAGGACAGTGAGGAAGTCATCGTGGAGGTGAAGAAGTCGTCAAATGGGAAG GGAGCGTGGGACAGCCCCGTGCCGTTGCTGTACACGATTGAGTTCGTCTGGAAAAGCACGTCCttcgagcgcatgcagaacgCTCTGCGCCAGCTCGCCGTGGACGAGATCAGCGTGAGCAGCTACCTGTATCACACGCTCATGGGGAAGCAAATGGAGCATCAGATCATTCA gaCCCCGATGCCGTCGCATATATCTGCTCCGAATCTAGCTCCTCTGAATCCGAGTCAGATGCTCGCCATTCGTTATGCACTTCAGCACCCGCTTTCGCTCATTCAG GGGCCGCCCGGGACGGGGAAGACTCTGACCTGCAGCACGCTCGTCTACCAGATGGTGAAGCTGAGCGAGATGGGTTCTCACCTGCATCCGCGTGGGGCCGGAGGCTTCAACAAGGAAGGCGGACAGGTGCTGGTGGTCGCTCCGAGCAACGTCGCCGTCGATCAGTTGGCCGAGAGAATCAACAGGACGGGCCTCAAG GTCATTCGCGTGTACTCCAAGTCCCGCGAGTTCGCGTACACCGCGCTCGGTTCGTCCTTCTCCATGGAGAATCTGGCGCTTCACAAGAAGGTTCTGGAGCTAAAGACCGCGAGCAGCGACGAGATAGCCAAGTACCTCCAACTGAAAGAGCAC accggcgagctcgcgcctgctgatgagcgccgcctgcggcttctgctTTCGAGGGCGGAGATGGAAATCCTTCAGACGGCCGACGTCATTTGCACGACTTGCGTCGGCGCAG GAGACAATCGCCTCCAGGGCTTCCGCTTCCGCCAGGTCGTGATTGACGAGGCCACGCAAGCGACCGAGCCGGAGTGCCTCATCCCCGTCGTACTCGGAGCCAAACAG GTCGTGTTGATCGGCGACCACTGTCAGCTGGGGCCGGTGGTGCTGAGCAAAaaagcggcggccgcgggcctggcgacttctctcttctcccgtCTGCTGGCGCTTGGCCACCGCCCTTTACGGCTGAAGGTGCAGTATCGCATGCACCCTGCTCTTTCGTTCTTTCCCTCTTACTTCTTCTACGAAGGCGAGCTGCAGAATGGCGTGACGATGAAGGATCGAACCTACGTGCACCGGGGGCCGGGCGACCACCGGTTCCCGTGgcccagcgaggagaggccgaTGTTTTTTTACCACTCAACCG cggcggaggagatcAGTGGATCGGGGACGTCGTACGTCAACAGAGTGGAGGCGGGCAACATCGAGAAGATCGTGACCTTCCTCTTGAAATGTGGCTTGAA GGCATCGCAGATCGGCGTCATCACACCGTACGACGGACAGCGGGCCCACATCTCCTCGCTGTTCCAGCGCCAGACGACCCTCGGACAAGCGGCCTTTGCGGACCTCGAAGTAGCATCAGTAGATGCATTTCAAGGACGAGAAAAGGATTTCATCCTTCTTTCCTGCGTCCGCTCCAATAGCAACACTG GTATCGGCTTTTtggcggacgcgcggcgcttgaACGTGGCGTTGACTCGAGCCAAGTATGGCCTGATCATCTGCGGCAACGCATCCGTCCTCGCGAATTACGTGCCGCGCATGCCGCGACCCCCACCTAGCTCATCTCCCCTCCAGCCGGGAGGCATCGCTCCTGGTCTGGCTCCAGGCGTGCTcggcccctgcggcgccgtcgtaGGTCCAGGGGGCCCTGCGGTCCCCGGGGTTGCCTGCGTCCCCGAACCGCCCATCTGGCGGCTGCTGATTCATCACTACCTCAAATATGATTTGGTCGTCGACGGCCCGCTGAGCAACTTGAAGCCATCCAAGATCCgtgtggcgctgccgcccctgACCCCGCTGGGAGCCCTCATGGCGaccggcggcctcgcaaAGGGAGGGAAGAACGGCGCTGGTGCCGCAAAAGCTGGCAAGGGTCTCGGCAAAACGAAGGCGGCGTCGAGATACATCGCCCCTG AGGAACTGCAAGACTATAACCGTAACTCGACGACCTCGTCTGGGTATCTCCAAAGTGTCTCGTCTCCTGGGGGTCTAGCATCCGCGGGTCAGGCATCTCATCTCGCGGGGACCTACGCACTGAATGGACCCTCCGGCGGGTATGCTTACGGCGGCACTCCGCTTTACCCCAGTCCTGCCTTTGCTGCACTCTTGGGAGCTGAGCGAGGCTTCCAAACTCAACAAACCGCTTtcccgtcgtcgtctctcatggctgcgcatgcggcggcaaGCAGCAGTTTCTGCTATGGGGCCCCGGGGGGTGCAGGGGGGGGACCGGCGGGGTCGTCcagcgtcgctgctggcgccctTGAGCAGCAGACGCTTCGGGCTCCTTCGGCGTATTTCGCGGGGCGGGAAGGCGCCGCTGGGGGGGCGGGCCTCTCCTTCGGGGGAGGCCCGGGGGCCGCTGGAAGCGGGGCGAATGCGGGCAACAGCACCGCCAGCCAGCCTGGGGGAGGCGGGGTCTGCGCGAGAGGCACGAGCCGGTCCGCCGACGGGCCTTTCAGCGGGACATCCGGCCTCGGG GGCGGCACGCTCGGGATGCCGACGGGGGCGGGAAGTCGCGGAGGAGCCAGACACACAGATCGAGACCAGCGAACTGAGGCAACATACGTGGCTGACAGAGACGGAAAGGCCCTGCGACGCACGGCTTTAGACCTGCGAGACGAGCAGGGCGCCAACTCCTCGAAGCGGCCCGGCCGAGCCGCGACTGTCGTGTCCGAACAG CTTGACGATGATTCCTTCACCTTCATCGGTAGCCAAGTTGGATTTTGA
- a CDS encoding putative DNA double-strand break repair rad50 ATPase (encoded by transcript BESB_019130) yields the protein MAVLRLRPLLAVAALALVPYAQSIGSRDQPLKTQEEQKQGKLTINALSEDIKSRFDRIFSDNALLLESVPKAEWGTLKREWDSAIEEFGSKAKAKREELLGSILQAEDLKGLLGEHQLEDLLERFGLPALLNGEHAGLANLDGEENQFAAALGRQANRERVSTLMRAYQKSIVDLKENLKKRLATKDSLQNAAVSARFNKLLDDISSSPVMGANTPPSPRRLGVMSFLEKAKERLKLTTSTAKDSSRIADFENSIEELKAQIAEDVARQLSTRRKPVDPESVEAVLKRVGVEGLMGPANDKLPQQEREVLELAQGKRIQMQRAKIHYERVAGSLKDSLLADQESPLSPRTKQRVEEIYEEGLRGKQGSSLRKLSEDNGSQSGPASASLAGIQRKGPIEIGTPFSVTPGIAEALQNFEEQVSRLMDTTFSNFIKTEQLHGVLTPDALRAAFRKVGLKNNAGGEIALSNLNRITSWNDLGIDQVVAGRLQNIIGLEEFMNKLQGLLPQMNSKLKVLSAELKQRIAAATEKHLGPETEERSLGNWYGQVINRLAPSSILQEHSPVNTDTP from the coding sequence ATGGCTGTTCTCAGACTACGGCCCCTGTTGGCGGTGGCCGCGCTAGCGTTGGTGCCATATGCGCAATCAATTGGCTCTCGAGATCAACCGCTGAAGACACAAGAAGAGCAGAAGCAAGGCAAACTGACGATAAACGCGCTCTCAGAGGACATCAAATCTCGGTTCGACAGAATCTTCAGCGACAATGCACTTCTGCTTGAGTCCGTCCCGAAAGCAGAATGGGGGACTTTGAAACGAGAATGGGATTCCGCAATTGAAGAATTCGGATCGAAGGCAAAAGCGAAAAGAGAGGAACTCCTCGGTTCCATCCTTCAGGCGGAGGATCTGAAGGGATTGCTAGGGGAACACCAGTTAGAGGACCTGCTGGAACGATTTGGACTGCCAGCGCTTCTCAATGGCGAACACGCTGGCCTTGCAAATCTagacggagaagagaatcaattcgctgccgctctcggAAGACAAGCAAACCGGGAGCGTGTGTCTACTTTAATGAGGGCATATCAGAAGAGCATCGTGGACCTCAAAGAAAACCTCAAGAAAAGGCTCGCAACGAAGGATAGTCTCCAGAATGCCGCCGTTTCAGCAAGATTCAACAAACTACTAGATGACATCAGCTCCTCTCCCGTCATGGGAGCGAATACGCCACCGAGCCCCAGGCGACTTGGGGTTATGAGCTtcctggagaaggcgaaagaaCGCCTGAAACTGACAACGTCGACCGCGAAGGACTCCTCAAGGATTGCAGACTTCGAAAATAGCATTGAGGAACTCAAAGCGCAAATCGCTGAGGACGTGGCGCGCCAGCTCAGCACACGCAGAAAGCCGGTGGATCCAGAGTCTGTCGAAGCGGTACTAAAACGTGTCGGTGTAGAGGGACTGATGGGACCTGCCAATGACAAGCTTCCacagcaagagagagaggtgcTAGAACTGGCACAAGGCAAGCGCATTCAAATGCAGCGAGCTAAAATCCATTACGAGCGTGTGGCTGGATCCCTAAAGGACAGTCTTCTAGCCGACCAGGAGTCACCCCTGTCGCCACGCACGAAGCAACGCGTGGAGGAAATATACGAGGAAGGGCTTCGTGGCAAACAGGGTTCCAGCCTCAGGAAGCTGTCCGAAGACAACGGATCGCAGTCCGGTCCTGCGTCTGCATCCCTTGCCGGCATACAAAGAAAGGGGCCGATAGAGATTGGCACGCCTTTCAGTGTGACACCTGGCATTGCTGAGGCCCTGCAGAACTTTGAGGAGCAAGTCTCAAGGTTGATGGACACAACGTTTTCTAACTTCATTAAGACTGAACAGCTGCATGGCGTGCTCACGCCGGACGCCCTCCGAGCTGCCTTCCGCAAAGTAGGGCTCAAGAACAACGCAGGGGGAGAAATTGCCTTGAGCAACTTGAATCGGATCACAAGCTGGAACGATTTGGGTATCGATCAAGTTGTGGCTGGCAGACTGCAGAACATCATCGGGTTGGAGGAGTTTATGAATAAGCTTCAGGGGCTGCTACCCCAGATGAACTCGAAACTCAAGGTTTTGAGTGCGGAACTGAAGCAACGGATTGCTGCAGCGACAGAGAAACATCTTGGGCCTGAAACCGAGGAGAGGTCTCTTGGAAACTGGTACGGCCAGGTGATTAACCGCTTGGCACCCAGCTCGATCCTGCAAGAGCACTCACCTGTGAATACAGATACGCCGTGA